The region GTTATTTAACTAAAACTTAATACAAACATTTCATATTTAATTTGTTATAAATAAAATAACCATTTAAACGGAACAAGTATGAAAAAAGCAATTTGTATGATCGCTTTAGCTGCGATCTCTGCCAGCACTGTTTTTGCGTATGCCCCAGTAAAGAAAACCGATGGTACCGTACAAACGGATACTACTAAAACCAAGAAAAAGTGGAAAAACAAAAAGAAGAAAGATTCCACTAAAAAAGATACCACAAAAATGTAGTGATCTTTTTTCATCAACAAAAAGGCCTCCTGAAAACATCGGGAGGCCTTTTTGTATTTAAGAATCTTGTCATCCTGAGGAACGAAGGATCTAGTCGCAAATATGCATGGCGCAGATCAGATGCTTCACTTCGTTCAGCATGACAATAAAAAAAGCTTACAACTCTATAGTTTCACCAACCGCGGGCAATTTAAGGTTAAGCCCAGCTTTAACAAATTTCTCAGCTACCTCATCTTTGGCAATCTTAATTGCCGGGAACGAATCATAGTGCATACCAATAATGTTTTTGCAATTAATAAATCCTGCTGCTTTGATGGCGTCATCGGCACCCATAGTATAGTTATCGCCCAGGGGTAAATAAGCCCAGTCCAGGTTATCGTCGGCCAGTAATTTCATATCATAGGTAAGCGCGGTATCGCCGGCAAAGTATATGTTTTTACCTTCGTTGGTGTAAATCACAAATCCTGCAGGGTTACCACCCGGTGCGCCATCGGGCATGGTGCTGGAGTGGATAGCATTTACCATCTTAACCCGACCGAATTCAAAGTTAAAGCCGCCGCCAATATTCATACCATGTACATTGTCGATGCCTTTGCTGCCAAGCCAGTTAGCGATTTCGGCTATACAGATCACCTTGGCTCCGCTGTTTTTTTGCACCTCGATCAGGTCGGCCACGTGGTCGCCATGACCGTGCGATACCAAAATATAGTCGGGCTTGATGGTATTGATATCGATATGTTTGGCCAGTGCATTATGGGTGATAAAAGGATCAAAAAGTAGTTTTTTGCCGCCGGTTTCTATCTCAATGGTCGATTGTCCGTAATAGGTAGTTTTCATTTTTTTGTTATTTGTTTTGATGGATCAAAGCTAAATACTTATAACTAAATGTTGCAACGCATAAGTATCTCGTGGCAGAAAAGTTACAAAGACGGATTGCCTTTGGGGCAGTGCGAGGTAGGATTGAATTTGAAAGCATGGGAGAGTGCGATTCCCTCCCTCGGGAGGGGAAGGGAGGGGTTTATTCGTAAGACAGGTAGCAAAGAACCCCTACCAGCTACAACACTATCCATCGCGCCCCTCCCCAAGGAGGGAATTTAGCTGCAAATAAATAGACTATGAAAAGACATTCAGTCCCCTCAGGGTCTCTCGCAGAGGACCCTGAGGCATACAGAAA is a window of Mucilaginibacter inviolabilis DNA encoding:
- a CDS encoding metal-dependent hydrolase, translating into MKTTYYGQSTIEIETGGKKLLFDPFITHNALAKHIDINTIKPDYILVSHGHGDHVADLIEVQKNSGAKVICIAEIANWLGSKGIDNVHGMNIGGGFNFEFGRVKMVNAIHSSTMPDGAPGGNPAGFVIYTNEGKNIYFAGDTALTYDMKLLADDNLDWAYLPLGDNYTMGADDAIKAAGFINCKNIIGMHYDSFPAIKIAKDEVAEKFVKAGLNLKLPAVGETIEL